Proteins from a genomic interval of Bacillus mesophilus:
- a CDS encoding nucleotidyltransferase-like protein, with the protein MEDLLRPIYQERASHANTLGIILLEKHKPENPATDNFDVMLFIIVKEDQPTNSFKHYELESGKIAGLKIVHVDQVNEWIQLGTNRRVLDWVMNGKILFERNEYLSQLKQSLFDFPLKDRKKRIGLEFAKLIKRFRDGKELFEAGHLLDAYNYMVHALHHLARLSVIDHGFHPEITVWHQVKKIEPEIYKLYQELVESEETLAKKLELLFLASEFLVNTNTKIGSLHLIEVMEEKEAWSIQELMVHREIRDYSVDLEALVEFLIERKVIAVITEKTKGQGILHRNYSSHKLSTK; encoded by the coding sequence ATGGAAGATTTATTGCGTCCGATTTATCAGGAACGAGCCAGCCATGCTAATACATTAGGAATAATCCTATTGGAAAAACATAAACCAGAGAACCCTGCTACAGATAATTTTGATGTCATGCTATTTATAATAGTAAAAGAAGATCAACCTACAAACTCGTTTAAACATTATGAACTTGAATCGGGAAAAATAGCTGGATTAAAAATTGTTCATGTGGACCAAGTAAACGAATGGATTCAGTTAGGGACTAACAGGAGAGTTCTTGACTGGGTAATGAACGGAAAGATTCTATTTGAACGAAATGAATATTTATCACAATTAAAGCAGAGTCTCTTTGACTTTCCTTTAAAGGACCGAAAGAAAAGAATTGGTTTGGAGTTTGCAAAACTAATTAAAAGATTTAGAGATGGAAAAGAGTTATTTGAAGCAGGGCATCTTCTTGATGCATACAACTACATGGTTCATGCTCTTCACCATTTAGCTCGATTATCAGTCATTGACCATGGGTTTCATCCTGAAATCACAGTCTGGCATCAAGTTAAGAAAATCGAACCTGAAATCTATAAGCTTTATCAAGAGCTAGTGGAGAGTGAAGAAACATTAGCTAAAAAACTAGAGCTACTGTTTTTAGCAAGTGAGTTCTTAGTTAATACAAACACTAAAATAGGCTCCTTACATCTAATAGAAGTAATGGAGGAAAAAGAGGCTTGGAGTATTCAGGAACTTATGGTTCACCGAGAGATAAGAGATTATTCTGTAGATCTCGAGGCGCTTGTAGAATTTTTAATTGAACGTAAGGTGATAGCAGTAATCACTGAAAAGACAAAAGGGCAAGGTATTCTCCATCGAAACTATTCCAGCCATAAACTTAGTACGAA
- a CDS encoding YgzB family protein: MAKKYSSKINKIRTFALSLIFIGFIVMYIGIFFRTNVWIVSTFMLLGLLFIIASTVVYFWIGMLSTKTVLVTCPNCEKQTKVLGRVDMCMYCNEPLTLDPNLEGIEFDEKYNRRGTKES; the protein is encoded by the coding sequence ATGGCTAAAAAATATTCTAGTAAGATCAATAAAATTAGAACTTTCGCATTAAGCCTGATTTTTATCGGCTTTATTGTTATGTATATCGGTATTTTCTTTAGAACAAATGTATGGATTGTGAGCACTTTTATGCTTCTAGGATTACTGTTTATCATAGCCAGCACGGTTGTTTACTTTTGGATTGGGATGCTCTCCACAAAGACAGTATTGGTCACATGTCCAAATTGTGAAAAGCAAACAAAGGTCCTCGGCCGTGTAGATATGTGTATGTATTGTAATGAACCTTTAACGCTAGACCCTAATTTAGAGGGAATCGAGTTTGATGAAAAATATAATCGTCGTGGTACAAAAGAAAGCTGA